The Streptomyces phaeolivaceus genome has a window encoding:
- a CDS encoding AAA family ATPase, with translation MGAGAVDKPAEMFDRVFEWAELTRFATLPGPRATLGVVSGRRRQGKTFLLDAVTRASGGFMFTATETTEADALRQFGEALARYRGQPTPFRFAHWDEAVTELMRIADAGGPTVAVIDEFPFLAKASPSLPSIIQRALDPAAQHTNTPVRLLLCGSALSFMGRLLSGNAPLRGRAGLELVVPTLDFRLAAEFWQIDDPRTALLTHAVVGGTPAYRREFTQGDTPAGPDDFDDWVVRAVLNPARPLFREARYLLAEEPELHDTALYHSVLAAIAAGNAARGGIADYLGRKSTDLAHPLSVLQDVGMITHEADAFRRNRSAYRIAEPLVTFYHAVMRPAWGDLERPGRAPDVWRRAQSTFRGKVVGPHFEQVCREWARWHAAPDTHGGHVTRVAGGTVNDPAARTSHEVDVAVHGETHGGGQALLAIGEAKWSDVMGLGHLERLRHIRSLLTRNGMATAATRLYCFSGTGFTDELHHLAEDDPAIQLIDLTRLYHGE, from the coding sequence ATGGGAGCTGGTGCTGTGGACAAGCCCGCCGAGATGTTCGACCGTGTCTTCGAATGGGCCGAGCTGACCCGGTTCGCTACCCTGCCGGGCCCGCGCGCCACGCTGGGCGTGGTCTCCGGCCGCCGCCGACAGGGCAAGACCTTCCTGCTCGACGCAGTCACTCGTGCCAGTGGCGGCTTCATGTTCACCGCCACCGAGACCACCGAGGCCGACGCCTTGCGGCAGTTCGGTGAGGCACTCGCCCGTTATCGCGGGCAGCCCACTCCGTTCCGTTTCGCGCACTGGGACGAGGCGGTCACGGAGCTCATGCGCATCGCCGACGCGGGCGGCCCCACCGTGGCGGTCATCGACGAGTTCCCCTTCCTCGCCAAGGCATCTCCCTCGCTGCCCTCGATCATCCAGCGCGCCCTCGATCCTGCCGCCCAGCACACCAACACTCCGGTGCGTCTCCTGCTGTGCGGCTCCGCGCTGTCGTTCATGGGACGGTTGCTGTCCGGCAATGCTCCGCTGCGTGGCCGGGCCGGCCTCGAACTCGTGGTCCCGACCCTGGACTTCCGGCTCGCGGCCGAGTTCTGGCAGATCGACGACCCGCGCACCGCGCTCCTGACCCATGCCGTCGTCGGGGGTACGCCCGCCTACCGCCGTGAGTTCACCCAGGGGGACACCCCTGCCGGGCCGGACGACTTCGACGACTGGGTCGTCCGTGCCGTCCTCAACCCGGCGCGTCCGCTCTTCCGGGAAGCCCGCTACCTTCTCGCCGAGGAACCTGAACTCCACGACACCGCGCTGTACCACTCGGTGCTGGCAGCCATTGCCGCCGGTAACGCCGCTCGTGGTGGCATCGCCGACTACCTGGGGCGCAAGTCCACCGACCTTGCCCACCCGCTGAGCGTCCTCCAGGACGTGGGCATGATCACCCACGAGGCCGACGCCTTCCGCCGTAACCGCTCCGCCTACCGCATCGCCGAACCGCTCGTCACCTTCTACCACGCGGTCATGCGCCCGGCCTGGGGCGATCTGGAACGCCCCGGGCGGGCGCCCGACGTGTGGCGCCGCGCCCAGTCCACGTTCCGCGGCAAGGTCGTCGGCCCGCACTTCGAGCAGGTCTGCCGGGAATGGGCCCGCTGGCACGCGGCCCCCGATACTCACGGCGGACATGTCACGCGGGTCGCCGGCGGGACCGTCAACGACCCCGCCGCCCGGACCAGCCACGAAGTCGACGTCGCCGTCCACGGTGAGACCCACGGCGGCGGCCAGGCGCTGCTGGCCATCGGCGAAGCGAAGTGGAGCGATGTGATGGGACTCGGCCACCTGGAACGCCTGCGGCACATCCGCTCCCTCCTGACCAGGAACGGCATGGCCACCGCAGCGACACGGCTGTACTGCTTCAGCGGCACCGGCTTCACCGATGAACTGCATCACCTCGCGGAGGACGATCCCGCGATCCAACTGATCGACCTGACCCGCCTTTACCACGGAGAGTGA
- a CDS encoding LysR substrate-binding domain-containing protein — MVAHLPKDHPPAANELVSAEDPAREPLIFFPARDMPGFVAEIRPIFHGMPFPRVRTRVVHQETALGFVAAGVAFTLLPEAVTSCVPSSVRVARIDSCSTTVMYVAEPRTLTPAARLFRRALFGATAAVSASSSASSA; from the coding sequence ATCGTCGCCCACCTGCCGAAGGACCATCCACCGGCCGCGAACGAGCTCGTCAGCGCCGAGGATCCGGCACGCGAACCGTTGATCTTCTTCCCTGCCAGAGACATGCCCGGCTTTGTGGCGGAGATCAGGCCGATCTTCCACGGAATGCCGTTCCCGCGCGTGCGGACCCGCGTCGTTCACCAGGAGACGGCGCTCGGCTTCGTCGCCGCGGGCGTGGCATTCACGCTGTTGCCGGAGGCGGTCACGTCATGTGTGCCCTCGTCGGTCCGAGTGGCCCGGATCGACTCCTGCTCGACCACCGTGATGTACGTCGCCGAACCACGGACGCTCACCCCGGCCGCGCGGTTGTTCCGGCGGGCGCTCTTCGGGGCGACGGCCGCCGTGTCCGCGTCTTCATCGGCCTCGTCGGCCTGA
- a CDS encoding helix-turn-helix domain-containing protein: MGEDSNALLRNVGTARDRHADEPIETLELEAAIARNVRELRHQRGLSVTDLAAQVGISKAMLSKVENAQTSCSLSTLSLLAKGLDIPVTSLFRGADAERPASYVKAGRGTPIVRSGSQVGHDYKLLGSLRGEHKRLECLLVTLTAKSQTYPLFQHPGTEFIYLLEGAMDYGHGRSVHRLKPGDALILDGEGAHGPVDLVDLPIRFLSVIAFPDGTN; encoded by the coding sequence ATGGGAGAAGATTCGAACGCGCTGCTGCGCAACGTCGGCACGGCACGCGACCGCCATGCCGACGAGCCGATCGAGACGCTCGAACTCGAGGCGGCGATCGCCCGCAACGTGCGTGAACTGCGCCATCAGCGCGGGCTTTCGGTCACCGACCTGGCGGCCCAGGTCGGTATCTCCAAAGCGATGCTTTCCAAGGTCGAGAATGCCCAGACCTCGTGCAGCCTCAGCACGCTCTCCCTGCTGGCCAAAGGCCTCGACATTCCAGTGACCTCACTGTTCCGCGGAGCTGACGCCGAGCGCCCGGCCTCCTATGTGAAGGCCGGGCGAGGCACACCGATCGTTCGCAGCGGCAGCCAGGTGGGGCATGACTACAAGCTCCTCGGATCTCTTCGCGGTGAGCACAAGCGCCTTGAGTGCCTGCTCGTGACGCTCACCGCGAAGAGCCAGACCTATCCACTCTTCCAGCACCCCGGCACCGAGTTCATCTACCTGCTGGAAGGCGCGATGGACTATGGCCACGGACGCAGTGTCCACCGCCTCAAGCCGGGCGACGCCCTGATCCTCGACGGCGAGGGAGCCCACGGCCCCGTCGACCTGGTGGATCTGCCGATCCGCTTCCTTTCCGTGATCGCTTTCCCCGACGGCACCAACTGA
- a CDS encoding MBL fold metallo-hydrolase, with protein MVAERFTKVDAILKVVGARMVTAIVCTHAHDDHVRVASALRERTKARVLPHPGDRPLWELTHGTGEQGELRDGDLTDGQLHRGRRDDTADPAPTRARPQRDLPPPRPRLGLRVHRRPLFNGGSGATGQSYSDRPVLLRPARHRGLRPHGPLHPPRGDRRLCRAEVPDFRSDLDGDLSWCRRGKRSRKGSGSADPPGRRGRGLPRRRGSGRRPA; from the coding sequence GTGGTGGCCGAGCGGTTCACCAAGGTCGACGCCATCCTGAAGGTGGTCGGTGCCCGCATGGTCACGGCGATCGTGTGCACGCACGCCCACGACGACCACGTACGCGTCGCGTCGGCACTGCGGGAGCGGACCAAGGCTCGCGTCCTGCCGCACCCCGGCGACCGGCCGCTGTGGGAGCTCACGCACGGCACGGGTGAGCAGGGCGAGCTCCGGGACGGGGACCTGACCGACGGGCAGCTCCATCGAGGTCGCCGGGACGACACCGCGGATCCCGCACCCACCCGGGCGCGCCCGCAGCGTGATCTGCCGCCTCCACGCCCCCGACTTGGGCTGCGTGTTCACCGGAGACCTCTGTTCAACGGTGGGTCCGGCGCGACCGGCCAGTCCTACTCCGACCGGCCGGTCCTACTCCGACCGGCCCGGCATCGAGGACTCCGTCCGCACGGCCCTCTTCACCCTCCCCGAGGAGACCGTCGTCTCTGCCGGGCTGAGGTTCCTGACTTCCGCAGCGACCTGGATGGCGACCTCAGTTGGTGCCGTCGGGGAAAGCGATCACGGAAAGGAAGCGGATCGGCAGATCCACCAGGTCGACGGGGCCGTGGGCTCCCTCGCCGTCGAGGATCAGGGCGTCGCCCGGCTTGA
- a CDS encoding allantoate amidohydrolase encodes MTDTVSSLLAEIADVGTDPQRGGYTRPVYSGAELDLRSWFVAHAQKRGLDVETDRNGIIWAWHGGVGDGAVVTGSHLDSVPGGGAYDGPLGVASALVAFDQLGVRGVAGRRAIAVFPEEEGARFGVACLGSRLLTGAIDPDRARSLTDTDGVTFAEAARRNGLDPAHLGPDAETLARIGTFVELHVEQGRGLVDLERPVAVASSILGHGRWRIAVSGEGNHAGTTLMADRRDPMVAAALLVAEVRRLARAVPDARATVGRLVPVPGGTNVIASRVDLWLDVRHPDDAVTRRLVDEVGRAARGLATEEGCTAEMTEESFSSTVDFDPRLRDRLADVLDAAPRLGTGAGHDAGVLKDHVPTAMLFVRNPTGVSHAPAEQVEDADAEIGAAALADSLETLLRR; translated from the coding sequence ATGACTGACACCGTCTCCTCCCTGCTCGCCGAGATCGCCGACGTCGGCACGGACCCCCAGCGCGGCGGCTACACCCGGCCTGTCTACTCCGGTGCCGAACTCGACCTGCGCTCGTGGTTCGTCGCCCACGCGCAGAAGCGCGGGCTCGACGTCGAGACCGACCGCAACGGCATCATCTGGGCCTGGCACGGCGGCGTCGGGGACGGGGCCGTCGTGACCGGCAGCCACCTCGACTCCGTCCCGGGCGGCGGCGCGTACGACGGTCCCCTCGGCGTGGCCTCGGCGCTGGTCGCCTTCGACCAGCTGGGCGTTCGCGGTGTCGCCGGGCGGCGCGCGATCGCCGTCTTCCCCGAGGAGGAGGGCGCCCGCTTCGGCGTGGCCTGCCTCGGGTCACGGCTCCTGACGGGCGCGATCGACCCCGACCGGGCCCGGTCGCTGACCGACACCGACGGCGTCACCTTCGCGGAGGCGGCCCGGCGCAATGGCCTCGACCCCGCGCACCTGGGCCCCGACGCCGAGACGCTGGCGCGGATCGGCACCTTCGTCGAGCTGCACGTCGAGCAGGGGCGCGGCCTCGTCGACCTGGAACGGCCGGTGGCGGTCGCCTCCTCGATCCTCGGGCACGGCCGCTGGCGCATCGCCGTGTCCGGCGAGGGCAACCACGCCGGCACCACCCTCATGGCCGACCGGCGTGACCCCATGGTGGCGGCGGCACTGCTGGTGGCCGAGGTGCGGCGCCTCGCCCGCGCCGTCCCGGACGCGCGGGCCACCGTCGGCCGGCTCGTGCCCGTGCCCGGCGGCACCAACGTCATCGCCTCCCGGGTGGACCTCTGGCTCGATGTACGCCATCCCGACGACGCCGTCACCCGCCGTCTCGTCGACGAGGTCGGGCGGGCCGCGCGCGGGCTCGCCACGGAGGAGGGCTGCACCGCGGAGATGACCGAGGAGTCCTTCAGCTCCACCGTCGACTTCGACCCACGGCTGCGCGACCGGCTCGCCGACGTGCTCGACGCGGCGCCGCGGCTGGGCACCGGCGCCGGCCACGACGCCGGCGTCCTCAAGGACCACGTGCCGACCGCGATGCTCTTCGTACGCAACCCCACGGGCGTCTCGCACGCCCCCGCCGAGCAGGTGGAGGACGCCGACGCCGAGATCGGCGCCGCGGCGCTCGCCGACAGCCTGGAGACACTGCTCCGCCGGTGA
- a CDS encoding HutD/Ves family protein, translated as MLDPTRVAPTPWRNGAGATRELATGTDASGLVLWRVSVADLDRDAPFSTFPGLDRLFVALGPLRLTVDGRQRRLAAGDRARFAGEAPVAVALDTPTRALNVMTRRGACRAEVILRPATAPRLPADATVLLDELAADIRLFKEPDD; from the coding sequence ATGCTCGACCCCACCCGGGTGGCCCCGACCCCCTGGCGCAACGGTGCCGGAGCCACCCGGGAGCTCGCGACCGGGACAGACGCGTCCGGCCTGGTCCTGTGGCGCGTCAGCGTGGCCGATCTCGACCGCGACGCGCCGTTCTCGACGTTCCCGGGGCTCGATCGCCTCTTCGTCGCGCTCGGCCCCCTGCGGCTGACGGTCGACGGGCGACAGCGGCGGCTCGCGGCCGGCGACCGGGCGCGGTTCGCCGGAGAGGCACCGGTCGCGGTGGCCCTCGACACGCCCACCCGGGCACTCAACGTGATGACGCGACGGGGCGCGTGCCGGGCGGAGGTGATCCTCCGGCCGGCGACCGCCCCTCGCCTCCCGGCCGACGCCACCGTCCTGCTGGACGAGCTGGCCGCCGACATACGACTCTTCAAGGAACCCGATGACTGA
- a CDS encoding NAD(P)/FAD-dependent oxidoreductase, which translates to MATKAVVVGGGLIGLSIARALTQRGLTDVLVLERHQLAGGGTGKSSGIVRAHYGVPSIAAMAWRSVPVFEELGDRVGFRQVGYTVIVGEENAEPLSANTAMHQGLGIDVDLIDADRLAGLWPMMETGDVALASYEPRGGFADATQLALHYGQVARDHGARIRQNTPVARILTAGDKVTGVQLDGGEVVDADLVVVASGWWSAKLLADLGIDFPVEAYRSELLIVDAGEPLPDLPVVSDLVSLQYCRLEGAGQFLVGNSDHADFQKKFVDPDNYSNIAGEASIERYAEKLMHRFPGFPDPSVTHTYAGVYDVPPDWNPVIAPVGGVDGLILSAGFAGHGFKISPAVGDLVADLVFEGDSTDPDVPAADFRLERFAEGRPLNSLHPYVGAGEMR; encoded by the coding sequence ATGGCGACGAAGGCAGTGGTCGTCGGAGGCGGCCTGATCGGACTCTCGATCGCCCGCGCACTGACCCAGCGCGGACTCACCGACGTGCTCGTCCTGGAGCGGCACCAGCTCGCCGGCGGCGGCACCGGCAAGTCCAGCGGGATCGTCCGCGCGCACTACGGCGTGCCCTCGATCGCCGCGATGGCGTGGCGGAGCGTGCCGGTCTTCGAGGAACTCGGCGACCGGGTCGGCTTCCGCCAGGTCGGCTACACCGTCATCGTCGGCGAGGAGAACGCCGAGCCGCTCAGCGCCAACACTGCCATGCACCAGGGCCTCGGCATCGACGTCGACCTGATCGACGCCGACCGGCTGGCCGGGCTGTGGCCGATGATGGAGACCGGCGACGTCGCGCTGGCGTCGTACGAACCGCGTGGCGGGTTCGCGGACGCCACCCAACTCGCCCTGCACTACGGGCAGGTGGCCCGTGACCACGGCGCGCGCATCCGGCAGAACACCCCCGTCGCCCGCATCCTCACCGCGGGCGACAAGGTGACCGGCGTCCAGCTCGACGGCGGTGAGGTGGTCGACGCCGATCTCGTCGTCGTCGCCTCGGGCTGGTGGTCGGCGAAGCTGCTCGCCGACCTCGGGATCGACTTCCCCGTCGAGGCCTACCGCTCGGAACTCCTCATCGTCGACGCCGGCGAGCCGCTGCCGGACCTCCCGGTCGTCTCCGACCTGGTGAGCCTGCAGTACTGCCGGCTGGAGGGCGCGGGCCAGTTCCTCGTCGGCAACAGCGACCACGCCGACTTCCAGAAGAAGTTCGTCGACCCCGACAACTACTCCAACATCGCCGGCGAGGCCAGTATCGAGAGGTACGCGGAGAAGCTGATGCACCGCTTCCCGGGCTTCCCCGACCCGTCGGTCACCCACACCTACGCCGGCGTGTACGACGTCCCGCCGGACTGGAACCCCGTGATCGCCCCGGTCGGGGGCGTCGACGGCCTGATCCTCTCGGCCGGCTTCGCCGGCCACGGCTTCAAGATCAGCCCGGCCGTGGGCGACCTCGTCGCCGACCTGGTGTTCGAGGGCGACAGCACCGACCCCGACGTCCCCGCCGCGGACTTCCGCCTCGAACGGTTCGCCGAGGGCCGACCGCTGAACAGCCTGCACCCCTATGTCGGTGCCGGCGAGATGCGGTGA